In Streptomyces sp. NBC_00569, a single genomic region encodes these proteins:
- a CDS encoding DUF6131 family protein: MVILGVILLVIGLVTGISILWTIGVILLVIGAILWVLGAVGHSVGGRRHYW, from the coding sequence ATGGTCATCCTCGGTGTCATCCTGCTTGTCATCGGACTTGTGACTGGAATTTCCATACTGTGGACCATCGGGGTCATCCTGTTGGTGATCGGCGCCATCCTGTGGGTGCTCGGAGCTGTTGGTCACTCTGTGGGTGGCAGGCGGCACTACTGGTGA